The Leucobacter chromiiresistens genome has a window encoding:
- a CDS encoding phosphodiester glycosidase family protein gives MSGIALVPQHTLTASYASPDTGGLDLGGRDSSLLRAETRQLAPGLKATSFDRLQSEGWVTGDVLVADLSTPTLSMDVRDSGSLTKPAPVTEHSLGDHAVAAVNGSFFDINNSGVAQGTNVSSSEGVKTTSASPVESFTMSEGIAAIQALTSAATVEISGTAHQVSTVNNIGIPLDGIGYFTPMWGEYPMARAIGGPANIDPEFLRVEVADGVVTRTSADLAEITGPTAIDAGTGVVLARGSAVDLFADVEPGDRLPVTVAASADVDLAISGNQRLVDDGAVVGEPTPGEPRTAVGVSEDGSEVIVVSLDGRQSHSRGMALDELGEFMVELGAHNAVNLDGGGSSTLLMREPGTSELSVGNAPSDGHLRSVPNSLVFSSTAPDAGVTDVSVGPESKLDDADAVFPGFSRTVSGIGLDANRGALATTGEFSVAGGHATLTAIDGDTAKVTGATPGTAPVTFTAAGKSATSEMRVLGELDRLRASRSVIALVDQNGSETVTITGLDRDGFGAPIEAADLTVSAGADVAVESLDGNTFTITPRTASGAATVSFAAGDRRVDVAVTIGLEETPVSDLANGKDWTFRSDRATGAISEATGPNGEAGLKLTYDFASSTGTRGAYAVAPEPIEIAGQPKAITMWMHGDGKSTWPRLQMKTGAGTTINLDGPHTNWSGWRELTFPVPVGTAFPLQLERVRMMETSAAKQYQGETSFAGIRAVVAPDVAQPQAPVVHDPLVITNGTVDQRAQRIAVMSDAQFVARNPEGPNVQGARQTLREILAAKPDMFVITGDFVDEAAPEDFALARRILDEEIGDQLPWVYVPGNHEVMGGPIENFIAEFGPTKTKQQVGGTLLVTLNTANGSFNGSDKQQMRFLEEALAQAEQDSTITGVLVFAHHPVDDPKSSKDSQLSDRIEAQRYQDRLAEFRADTGKSIASINGHAGVFHATSHEGVSTFLSGNSGKGPSGAPDQGGFTGWAMLGINPNSGVVGHNPTPVTSRTNWLRTEVKPRVDELTLGATAAAPAAMTVGEAVTVDATISQDGGRIVPVQWPMSAVWGGDGVIVDDGSVETDQRGRAVSASASEAAGESVVRFNPSTGALTATGVGEATLTVTVNGVVREHTITVADDATSPIDPGEPGDPGSPGDPGGPGDPGGPGDPGGPGDPSAPAEPGVPGAPGEPADGPNDGADDGTGAASGADGSAAGAAGTDSAGRRELADTGASDLQWPVTIALMGALFAAGGLLVLRRRRAS, from the coding sequence GTGAGCGGCATCGCTCTCGTACCCCAGCACACCCTGACGGCGAGCTACGCGTCGCCCGACACCGGAGGCCTCGATCTCGGCGGCCGCGATTCGAGCCTGCTCCGCGCTGAGACGCGGCAGCTCGCCCCGGGCCTGAAGGCTACGAGCTTCGACCGGTTGCAGAGCGAGGGGTGGGTGACGGGCGACGTGCTCGTCGCAGACCTCTCCACCCCGACGCTGTCGATGGACGTGCGCGACTCGGGCAGCCTGACGAAGCCTGCTCCCGTCACCGAGCACTCCCTCGGCGATCATGCCGTCGCCGCGGTCAACGGCTCGTTCTTCGACATCAACAACTCGGGTGTCGCACAGGGCACCAACGTCTCGTCGAGCGAGGGCGTGAAGACCACGAGCGCGTCGCCCGTCGAGAGCTTCACGATGAGCGAGGGCATCGCCGCCATCCAAGCGCTCACCTCGGCCGCCACCGTCGAGATCTCGGGTACCGCGCACCAGGTGAGCACCGTCAACAACATCGGAATTCCGCTTGACGGCATCGGGTACTTCACTCCGATGTGGGGCGAGTACCCGATGGCGCGCGCGATCGGCGGACCTGCGAACATCGATCCCGAGTTCCTGCGAGTGGAGGTCGCCGACGGAGTCGTGACACGCACCTCGGCCGACCTCGCCGAGATCACGGGGCCGACCGCGATCGACGCGGGAACGGGCGTCGTGCTGGCGCGCGGATCGGCCGTCGACCTCTTCGCGGACGTGGAGCCCGGCGATCGACTGCCCGTCACGGTTGCCGCGAGCGCCGACGTGGATCTCGCGATCAGCGGAAACCAGCGCCTCGTCGACGATGGAGCGGTCGTCGGTGAGCCTACCCCGGGCGAGCCGCGCACCGCCGTCGGCGTGAGCGAAGACGGCAGCGAGGTCATCGTCGTCTCCCTCGACGGCCGGCAGAGCCACTCGCGCGGCATGGCCCTCGACGAGCTCGGGGAATTCATGGTCGAACTCGGCGCGCACAACGCGGTCAACCTCGACGGCGGCGGATCCAGCACCCTGCTCATGCGGGAGCCGGGCACCAGCGAGCTGAGCGTCGGCAATGCGCCCTCCGACGGGCATCTGCGCAGCGTACCCAACAGCCTCGTGTTCTCGTCGACCGCGCCGGACGCCGGCGTCACCGACGTGAGCGTCGGCCCCGAGTCGAAGCTCGACGACGCCGACGCGGTGTTCCCCGGCTTCTCGCGCACCGTCTCGGGCATCGGCCTCGATGCGAACCGCGGAGCGCTCGCTACGACGGGCGAGTTCTCCGTGGCAGGAGGACACGCGACGTTGACTGCGATCGACGGAGACACCGCGAAGGTCACCGGAGCGACCCCGGGCACCGCACCCGTCACGTTCACCGCTGCCGGCAAGTCGGCGACGAGCGAGATGCGCGTGCTCGGCGAGCTCGACAGGCTCCGTGCCAGCCGAAGCGTCATCGCGCTGGTCGACCAGAACGGCAGCGAGACGGTGACGATCACGGGGCTCGACCGTGACGGTTTCGGAGCACCCATCGAGGCCGCAGATCTCACGGTTTCCGCGGGTGCGGATGTCGCTGTCGAATCGCTCGACGGCAACACCTTCACCATCACCCCGCGCACGGCATCCGGGGCGGCGACCGTGTCGTTCGCCGCCGGAGACCGCCGCGTCGACGTCGCGGTGACCATCGGCCTGGAGGAGACTCCGGTGTCGGACCTCGCGAACGGGAAGGACTGGACCTTCCGCTCGGACCGGGCGACCGGTGCCATCTCGGAGGCGACTGGACCGAACGGCGAGGCGGGACTGAAACTCACCTACGACTTCGCTTCGTCCACGGGCACGCGCGGCGCGTACGCGGTGGCACCCGAACCCATCGAGATCGCGGGGCAGCCGAAGGCGATCACGATGTGGATGCACGGAGACGGCAAGAGCACCTGGCCCCGCCTCCAGATGAAGACCGGCGCCGGCACGACGATCAACCTCGACGGCCCGCACACGAACTGGTCGGGCTGGCGGGAACTCACATTCCCCGTGCCGGTCGGCACCGCCTTCCCGCTGCAGCTCGAGCGGGTGCGCATGATGGAGACCTCGGCGGCGAAGCAGTACCAGGGCGAGACCAGCTTCGCCGGCATCCGCGCTGTCGTGGCGCCCGACGTGGCGCAGCCGCAGGCACCCGTCGTGCACGATCCGCTCGTCATCACGAACGGGACCGTCGATCAGCGCGCGCAACGCATCGCCGTGATGAGCGACGCGCAATTCGTCGCACGCAACCCCGAGGGGCCGAACGTGCAAGGGGCGCGGCAGACGCTGCGCGAGATCCTCGCCGCGAAGCCCGACATGTTCGTGATCACCGGCGACTTCGTCGACGAGGCCGCCCCCGAGGACTTCGCACTCGCGCGGAGAATTCTCGACGAGGAGATCGGCGACCAGCTGCCGTGGGTCTACGTGCCGGGCAACCACGAGGTGATGGGCGGCCCCATCGAGAACTTCATCGCCGAGTTCGGGCCGACCAAGACGAAGCAGCAAGTGGGCGGCACGCTTCTCGTCACGCTGAACACTGCGAACGGCTCGTTCAACGGCTCCGACAAGCAGCAGATGCGCTTCCTCGAGGAGGCGCTCGCCCAGGCTGAGCAGGACTCGACGATCACGGGCGTGCTGGTGTTCGCGCACCATCCGGTCGACGATCCGAAGAGCAGCAAGGACAGCCAACTCTCCGACCGCATCGAAGCGCAGCGGTATCAGGACCGGCTCGCGGAGTTCCGCGCCGACACGGGCAAGTCGATCGCCTCGATCAACGGCCACGCCGGGGTATTCCACGCGACGAGCCATGAGGGCGTATCGACGTTCCTCAGCGGCAACAGCGGCAAGGGGCCGTCGGGCGCGCCCGATCAGGGCGGGTTCACCGGCTGGGCGATGCTCGGTATCAACCCGAACTCGGGTGTCGTCGGTCACAACCCGACGCCCGTGACGAGCCGCACGAACTGGCTCCGCACCGAGGTGAAGCCCCGCGTCGACGAGCTCACGCTCGGCGCGACAGCAGCAGCGCCAGCGGCGATGACCGTCGGTGAGGCCGTCACCGTCGACGCCACCATTTCGCAGGACGGCGGGCGCATCGTGCCGGTGCAGTGGCCGATGAGCGCGGTCTGGGGAGGCGACGGAGTGATCGTCGACGACGGATCGGTCGAGACGGATCAGCGCGGCCGCGCCGTGAGCGCGAGCGCGAGCGAGGCAGCCGGTGAAAGCGTGGTCCGCTTCAACCCGTCGACTGGAGCGCTGACCGCCACCGGGGTCGGAGAGGCGACACTCACCGTGACCGTGAACGGGGTGGTGCGCGAGCACACCATCACCGTCGCCGACGACGCGACCAGCCCGATCGATCCGGGCGAGCCGGGCGATCCGGGTAGCCCGGGCGATCCGGGCGGCCCGGGCGATCCGGGTGGCCCGGGGGATCCGGGCGGCCCGGGCGACCCCAGCGCTCCGGCCGAGCCGGGCGTCCCCGGAGCACCGGGCGAACCGGCAGACGGCCCCAACGACGGAGCAGATGACGGGACCGGGGCCGCCTCCGGTGCCGACGGCAGTGCAGCGGGTGCCGCCGGTACGGACTCCGCAGGAAGGCGCGAGCTCGCCGACACCGGCGCCTCCGACCTCCAGTGGCCGGTGACGATCGCGCTCATGGGCGCGCTCTTCGCCGCCGGCGGGCTGCTCGTGCTGCGGCGTCGCCGCGCGTCCTGA
- a CDS encoding aldo/keto reductase, whose amino-acid sequence MPLTPEVALPSGHRTVGDSGLVVSELGVGASTFGRSGMRAAGAEQVQAIVDRALDLGITYFDLAEGYGDEIGLSEQLFGDALGSRREQVVIGTKFGRSLQESRGPAYALTGSRKYIFASVEESLKRLNTDYIDLYQIHFPDACTPIDETLSALTDLVRSGKVRYVGASNFAAWQIADAQHLAAAAGHTRFISTTDEYNLLWRRPEEELIPALQRFGLGFIPYFPLQNGLLTGKYSASHAPEGAKITNLKRNLLREAPWDALGAFEQFARQRDITPSAVALGWLLKQPTVSSVVAGVTVPQQLDENLVASRWVPSIDEERELRDILPGTLTGGPGQVVTA is encoded by the coding sequence GTGCCACTCACCCCAGAGGTCGCATTGCCAAGCGGCCACCGAACGGTCGGTGATTCCGGCCTCGTCGTCTCTGAGCTTGGTGTCGGGGCAAGCACCTTCGGCCGATCCGGCATGCGTGCCGCGGGCGCCGAGCAGGTGCAGGCGATCGTAGATCGCGCTCTCGACCTAGGCATCACCTATTTCGATCTCGCAGAAGGGTATGGCGATGAGATCGGTCTCAGCGAGCAGCTGTTCGGCGATGCCCTCGGCAGCCGGCGCGAGCAAGTCGTCATCGGTACGAAGTTCGGTCGCTCTCTGCAAGAGTCACGCGGGCCGGCATACGCGCTCACTGGGTCGCGCAAGTACATCTTCGCGTCGGTCGAAGAATCCCTGAAACGCCTCAACACCGACTACATCGACCTCTACCAGATACACTTTCCCGACGCCTGCACTCCAATCGACGAGACACTCTCGGCGCTGACTGATCTCGTCCGCTCTGGAAAAGTTCGCTATGTGGGCGCGTCCAACTTCGCCGCGTGGCAGATCGCAGATGCACAGCACCTTGCAGCGGCAGCGGGGCACACCCGATTCATCTCGACCACCGATGAATACAACCTGCTATGGCGCCGACCGGAAGAAGAATTGATTCCCGCTCTGCAGCGATTCGGGCTCGGCTTCATCCCCTATTTTCCGCTGCAAAATGGGCTCCTCACCGGAAAGTACTCTGCATCTCACGCTCCCGAGGGCGCCAAGATCACGAATCTGAAGCGGAACTTGTTGCGCGAAGCCCCATGGGACGCGCTCGGAGCTTTCGAGCAGTTCGCCCGCCAACGCGACATCACACCGTCTGCCGTAGCGCTCGGCTGGCTATTGAAGCAGCCAACCGTCTCGAGCGTCGTTGCCGGAGTCACTGTTCCTCAGCAGCTCGATGAGAATCTCGTGGCATCTCGATGGGTACCCTCAATCGACGAAGAGCGTGAGCTGCGGGACATTCTGCCAGGCACTCTCACGGGCGGCCCCGGTCAAGTGGTGACCGCATGA
- a CDS encoding YdeI/OmpD-associated family protein, whose product MAQRARHSMPADVENALRTSNTPSDYDARPAYQRNDYIGWISRAKSAETRSRRIAQMIDELSRGGVYMNMTHAPSRRHAP is encoded by the coding sequence ATGGCTCAACGCGCCCGCCACAGCATGCCCGCCGATGTCGAGAATGCCCTCCGCACCTCGAACACACCCTCCGACTACGATGCCAGGCCCGCATACCAGCGCAACGACTATATCGGCTGGATCTCGCGCGCCAAGAGCGCCGAGACCCGCTCGCGTCGCATCGCGCAGATGATCGACGAACTCTCGCGGGGCGGCGTCTACATGAACATGACGCACGCCCCCTCGCGACGGCACGCGCCTTGA
- a CDS encoding OsmC family protein — MEDIVVASRLHGTFTDTRGRYTLAGDGFEITSDGSPLTGGPGEAASALDLLVASLVSCALNAFRQDLLKYGEADRNVEIFARVERRLGAKHLGSLVMECFIDTDESAPVDPERLVSEYKRRCRIYNALKDDLPVEFVIHGPKDDFDW; from the coding sequence ATGGAAGACATCGTCGTAGCCAGCCGACTGCATGGAACATTTACCGACACTCGCGGCCGGTACACGCTCGCCGGAGACGGGTTCGAGATCACCTCCGACGGGTCGCCCTTGACCGGCGGCCCGGGCGAAGCGGCGAGCGCACTCGACTTGCTCGTCGCATCTCTCGTCTCATGCGCCCTCAACGCATTCCGTCAAGATCTTCTCAAGTACGGTGAAGCAGATCGGAATGTCGAGATCTTCGCTCGTGTTGAGCGCCGCTTAGGGGCCAAACACCTTGGCTCGCTCGTGATGGAGTGCTTCATCGATACCGACGAAAGTGCGCCGGTCGATCCGGAACGCCTTGTCTCCGAGTACAAGCGTCGATGCCGCATATACAACGCCCTCAAGGATGATCTGCCCGTTGAGTTCGTCATTCATGGCCCGAAAGACGATTTCGATTGGTGA
- a CDS encoding VanZ family protein has product MKIIEVPMLPIVIPLGIVTFLVLLRVLHSRGRVTLARASVAAALAIYAGGVLANTVFPILLRVGPGLYDGPRPIPLYLVPFVDYELQDALINITVFIPLGGLIPLLAVRARWWKVLAIVAGASLAIELAQMVTARIALGGHLADVNDWLTNILGGMIGFGLFALLTRSTRAAAFVDRFRWPARQDPAAAEIMSRPTPIPASQNQHQTHPAGPTYRAASRSAPPAP; this is encoded by the coding sequence ATGAAGATCATCGAAGTCCCCATGCTCCCGATCGTGATTCCGCTGGGGATCGTGACGTTCCTCGTGCTGCTCCGTGTCCTCCATTCTCGCGGTCGTGTCACCCTCGCGAGGGCGTCGGTCGCTGCCGCTCTCGCGATCTATGCGGGGGGAGTGCTCGCGAACACGGTGTTCCCGATCCTCCTCCGCGTTGGACCGGGATTGTATGACGGACCACGGCCAATACCTCTCTACCTCGTACCGTTCGTGGACTATGAGCTCCAGGACGCTCTCATCAACATCACAGTGTTCATTCCGCTCGGAGGGCTCATCCCTCTGCTGGCCGTGCGTGCGAGGTGGTGGAAGGTGCTGGCGATCGTCGCCGGCGCGAGCCTCGCTATCGAGCTGGCGCAGATGGTCACCGCCCGAATTGCGCTGGGCGGTCACCTTGCAGATGTCAACGACTGGTTGACGAACATCTTGGGCGGCATGATCGGCTTCGGATTGTTCGCCCTCCTCACCCGCTCGACGAGGGCCGCCGCGTTCGTCGACCGCTTCCGATGGCCGGCGCGGCAGGATCCGGCAGCCGCGGAGATCATGTCACGCCCGACTCCCATCCCGGCTTCTCAGAACCAACACCAGACCCATCCTGCGGGGCCGACGTATCGTGCTGCTTCGCGGAGCGCGCCACCCGCCCCTTGA
- a CDS encoding FAD-linked oxidase C-terminal domain-containing protein: MASHVEQIVETYRFNGRIQRTFAERIKDALDPMGILNPGKSGIWPERRRPNRPLR; encoded by the coding sequence GTGGCGTCTCACGTTGAGCAGATCGTCGAGACATACCGCTTCAACGGCCGCATACAGCGGACCTTCGCGGAACGCATCAAGGATGCGCTCGACCCGATGGGCATTCTGAACCCGGGCAAGTCCGGGATCTGGCCGGAGCGCCGGCGCCCGAACCGACCATTGCGGTAG
- a CDS encoding sulfurtransferase — protein sequence MTTAPAQQLLLRAETAIATRHDLVFVEVVPWRSGDPASTIVPTIPGAHRAGVREVFAGTPQPGEGHLPLPDARTLRRRVFSWLEGRERSPFVLFTRNPRDTASATRAWFTLSWAGFSDVCLLLGGLDGWIAAGGPIGDSHAPTDEAQEEANARSLGAQRGAPWPVRAISAEELADVGPRGTLLDGRPPAEYAGFADDPRSGHVPGAASAPASELLDSEGALLRPAAVRRWMLEHNAIGSHHVAAYCNGGVASSLIVFAAALIGQSIDLYVDSWSGWTQGDHRPVAHGEHRISTGSARFACFDPL from the coding sequence GTGACCACAGCGCCTGCCCAGCAGCTCCTGCTGCGCGCTGAAACCGCAATTGCAACCCGTCACGACCTTGTGTTTGTCGAGGTTGTGCCGTGGAGATCAGGCGACCCTGCCAGTACCATCGTGCCGACCATACCGGGCGCGCACCGTGCTGGGGTCCGAGAAGTCTTCGCCGGCACGCCTCAGCCTGGCGAGGGGCATTTACCCCTACCGGATGCTCGAACTCTGCGTCGGCGCGTATTTTCCTGGCTTGAAGGTCGCGAACGCTCTCCGTTCGTTCTGTTCACGCGAAATCCTCGCGATACTGCGTCCGCGACGCGCGCCTGGTTCACGCTGTCATGGGCGGGATTCAGCGACGTGTGCCTGCTCCTCGGCGGCCTCGACGGATGGATTGCAGCAGGCGGGCCTATCGGCGATTCGCATGCACCGACTGACGAAGCACAGGAGGAAGCGAATGCGCGTTCGCTCGGTGCCCAACGCGGTGCGCCCTGGCCCGTCCGAGCCATTTCCGCAGAGGAGCTCGCTGACGTCGGACCTCGCGGCACGCTACTCGACGGCCGACCGCCCGCCGAGTACGCCGGCTTCGCAGATGATCCACGTTCAGGACATGTGCCGGGCGCTGCATCAGCGCCGGCAAGCGAGCTTCTCGACAGCGAAGGCGCTCTGCTTCGACCTGCTGCCGTACGTCGCTGGATGCTCGAACACAACGCCATCGGCTCGCACCATGTGGCGGCATACTGCAACGGCGGGGTGGCAAGTTCACTGATCGTCTTCGCAGCAGCACTCATCGGCCAGTCAATCGACTTATACGTTGATTCGTGGAGCGGATGGACGCAAGGAGATCACCGTCCAGTAGCGCATGGCGAGCATCGCATCAGCACAGGCAGTGCACGATTCGCGTGCTTCGATCCGCTCTGA
- a CDS encoding transposase yields MAFERKYSDEVRTAAVEEALRRRRAEPRNRSIIREVAEEYSVGYQSLRQWLARFDDGSYDFEGSEESTTGETEPSREELLAQIAVLQQRVDVLEADNRSLTRVVAMFADQVRPTTPA; encoded by the coding sequence ATGGCATTTGAGCGCAAGTACAGCGATGAAGTGCGCACGGCAGCCGTCGAGGAGGCCCTCAGACGGCGACGAGCTGAGCCTCGTAACCGCTCCATCATTCGAGAGGTTGCCGAGGAGTATTCCGTCGGCTATCAGTCACTGCGCCAATGGCTCGCTCGCTTCGACGACGGCAGCTACGATTTCGAGGGCTCCGAAGAGAGCACGACAGGCGAAACCGAGCCGAGCCGCGAGGAGCTACTCGCGCAAATCGCTGTCCTTCAGCAGCGCGTCGATGTACTCGAAGCAGACAATCGAAGCCTCACCAGAGTCGTCGCTATGTTCGCCGACCAGGTGCGTCCCACCACGCCCGCGTAA
- a CDS encoding aldo/keto reductase has product MLGDVLARELRAYRDEVTVSTKAGNQVAPHPYGSGSSRRHLFAEIDRSLTRLGLDHVDVFYSHRHDPATPLDETAEALADIVRQGKARYIGLSNYAPNALHTIAEMLAELGTPVALVQPRYSLLDRAIERPGDLLDLSDRHRFGIVVYSPLAQGLLTDKYLAGEIPEDARAGRSEFLGTDFLTEEYRESARALASVAASIGSTTPQLALRWILRKHAVTSVLLGVSKPEQLDVNLASAQLPELSAELLARLDELYSDTRKD; this is encoded by the coding sequence GTGCTTGGCGATGTGCTGGCACGAGAGCTTCGTGCGTATCGCGACGAGGTCACCGTGAGCACGAAGGCCGGTAACCAGGTCGCGCCGCATCCATACGGGTCGGGCTCGTCCCGTCGGCATCTCTTCGCGGAGATCGACCGTAGTCTGACTCGTCTGGGCCTCGATCATGTCGACGTCTTCTACTCGCATCGTCACGACCCGGCGACTCCGCTCGACGAAACCGCTGAGGCTCTCGCCGATATCGTCCGTCAGGGAAAGGCACGCTACATAGGGCTCTCGAACTATGCTCCGAACGCATTGCACACCATCGCCGAGATGTTGGCCGAGCTCGGCACTCCAGTAGCGCTCGTGCAGCCGCGCTACTCCCTGCTCGACCGCGCAATCGAACGACCGGGCGATCTGCTCGATCTCTCGGATCGGCATCGATTCGGAATCGTGGTCTACTCGCCGCTGGCACAAGGACTTTTGACCGACAAGTATCTCGCGGGTGAGATTCCCGAGGATGCGCGCGCCGGTCGAAGCGAGTTCCTCGGCACCGACTTCTTGACCGAGGAATACAGAGAGAGCGCGCGCGCCCTCGCATCCGTCGCTGCATCGATCGGTTCCACCACTCCGCAGCTCGCACTGCGTTGGATCCTGCGCAAGCACGCCGTCACCAGCGTCCTGCTCGGCGTATCGAAGCCCGAACAGCTCGACGTCAACCTGGCATCTGCACAACTCCCCGAACTGTCGGCCGAGCTTCTCGCACGGCTTGACGAACTCTATTCCGACACCCGAAAGGACTAA
- a CDS encoding META domain-containing protein, producing the protein MRTVGRIGRGAIGLAIAGAIATALSGCVSMDTAEDARDDAAETTIASEVVGTWKAEEAGDVAAELTFESGGALTGSDGCNTLTGRWEADDTRIEFDDVAITQKECIGMEPWLGRLDEATLSADTLTIFDDSETQIGTLNRS; encoded by the coding sequence ATGCGGACAGTCGGGAGGATCGGTCGGGGCGCCATCGGGCTTGCGATCGCCGGGGCGATCGCCACCGCGCTCTCCGGTTGCGTATCGATGGACACTGCGGAGGATGCTCGCGATGACGCGGCCGAAACGACGATTGCGTCAGAGGTGGTCGGCACGTGGAAGGCCGAGGAAGCCGGGGACGTCGCTGCAGAGCTCACGTTCGAGAGCGGCGGGGCTCTGACGGGCTCAGACGGATGCAACACGCTCACGGGGCGCTGGGAAGCAGATGACACGAGGATCGAGTTCGACGACGTCGCGATCACGCAGAAGGAGTGCATCGGGATGGAGCCGTGGCTGGGGCGACTCGACGAGGCGACCCTGTCGGCCGACACGCTGACCATCTTCGACGATTCGGAGACCCAGATCGGAACGTTGAACCGCTCGTGA
- a CDS encoding TetR/AcrR family transcriptional regulator, translating into MEYDPPVAWNTRETRQKLLAAASTHFARSGFAGGRVEAIAREAGINKERIYQYFGNKEGLFAAVLESEVERLLDGIDITGAGADALGALAGDLFDRAAQHPRLVRLLLWESLELAEPVSASTRGAGCARMVAALEQAVPLSDARRGADTLLSVIGIAFADTCLPHLSRLISGSSPQEDRRKAVVQQARRLA; encoded by the coding sequence TTGGAGTATGATCCTCCTGTGGCTTGGAACACGCGGGAGACGCGGCAGAAACTGCTCGCGGCGGCCTCGACGCACTTCGCGAGATCGGGTTTCGCCGGCGGGCGGGTCGAGGCAATCGCTCGCGAGGCGGGCATCAACAAAGAGCGCATCTATCAGTACTTCGGGAACAAAGAGGGCCTGTTCGCGGCGGTGCTCGAAAGCGAAGTCGAGCGGCTGCTCGACGGGATCGACATCACAGGCGCAGGAGCCGACGCTCTCGGTGCGCTCGCCGGCGATCTCTTCGATCGAGCCGCTCAGCACCCTCGCCTCGTGCGCCTCCTGCTCTGGGAGAGCCTGGAACTCGCCGAACCCGTATCGGCTTCCACTCGCGGGGCCGGCTGCGCCCGGATGGTCGCCGCACTGGAGCAGGCTGTGCCGCTCAGCGATGCCCGAAGGGGAGCGGATACGCTCCTCAGCGTCATCGGGATCGCTTTCGCCGACACCTGCCTGCCTCATCTGAGCCGGCTCATCTCGGGCAGCTCGCCCCAGGAAGACCGCCGGAAGGCAGTCGTGCAGCAGGCGCGTCGTCTTGCGTGA
- a CDS encoding sulfurtransferase, whose amino-acid sequence MRLSLADFAGPESPTTGRHPLPDHASLVATLAAAGISPGTTLVLAPTTPDAFSIAARGWVTLRWAGVGNVIVLADSPSIGFEAQLEALIAWAAASGVDDNPTPFRQNNTGVTDAAGVSRREKDVVLIDARSPDAFGGADAHIAGSVNLPTATLLEAGALTDTDELHRVYREILDLDPGAQPLVVSCGSGISASVQALALAQAGISAPVYIGSWSEWSKRRTALAV is encoded by the coding sequence TTGCGCCTCAGCCTTGCAGACTTCGCCGGCCCCGAGAGCCCGACGACGGGTCGGCACCCGCTCCCGGATCACGCCAGTCTCGTCGCGACGCTCGCAGCAGCCGGTATCAGTCCAGGCACCACGCTGGTCCTCGCGCCGACTACGCCCGATGCATTCAGCATTGCCGCCAGAGGATGGGTCACACTGCGGTGGGCAGGAGTCGGCAACGTCATCGTGCTCGCTGACAGTCCGAGCATCGGCTTCGAAGCTCAGCTTGAGGCGCTCATCGCGTGGGCGGCCGCGTCCGGCGTAGACGACAACCCTACGCCATTCAGGCAAAACAATACGGGGGTCACGGATGCCGCCGGGGTTTCCCGGCGCGAAAAGGACGTGGTGTTGATCGATGCTCGTTCACCCGATGCATTCGGGGGCGCAGACGCCCATATAGCGGGTTCGGTGAACCTTCCCACAGCGACTTTGCTCGAAGCGGGAGCGCTCACCGATACTGATGAGCTGCACCGCGTCTACCGCGAAATTCTCGACCTCGATCCGGGTGCGCAGCCGCTGGTGGTCTCGTGCGGCAGCGGAATCTCTGCCAGCGTGCAAGCTCTGGCACTCGCGCAAGCGGGCATCTCAGCGCCGGTGTACATCGGCTCGTGGTCGGAATGGAGCAAACGGCGAACGGCGCTTGCGGTATAA